In Burkholderia savannae, the DNA window TCGCCAACAACACCATCGTCGAGCTGCTGCCGAACCGGAACAAGTCGACGGTGGAACGGTACTTCTACGGGCTCGAAGGGCGTGACAGGGTGCAATACGTCGCAATGGACATGTGGCGGCCGTACCGGGACGCCGCGCACGCCGTCCTGCCGCATGCGACGGTCATCGTGGACAAGTTCCACGTCGTGCGCATGGCCAACGACGCCGTGGAGTCCGTGCGCAAGGCCACCCGCAAGAACCTGACGGCCAAGCAGCGCCGCACGCTCATGCGCGACCGGTTCGTGCTGCTCAAGCGCGAGCGCGACCTGACCGATCAGGAGCGTCTGCTGATGGAAGGCTGGACGCTGAACTACCCGCTGCTCGGCGAGGCGTACCGGCTCAAGGAAGCCTTCTATGGCATCTACGACAGCGCGAGCCCGGACGAGGCGCATGATGCCTTCGGTGACTGGTACAGGTCCATCCCCCACGGCCTGCACGGGCACTTCGAGCCGCTGACCAAGGCGTTCCAAAACTGGATGCCGGAGATTCTTACGTACTTCGCTCACCCGATCACGAACGCCTACACGGAAAGCCTGAACAACCTGATCCGGGTGATGAACCGGCTGGGCCGGGGGTACAGCTTTGAAGCGCTGCGGGCGAAGATCCTGTTTGCCGAGGGGGCCTTCAAGCGGACCAACAGCCGGCCGAAGTTCGAGCGCCGCGTGCGGCCGGCGGATCTGAAGGAAGTGCTGGAGTACGGCGTGCCGGAAGATGCGGTGGCGATGACCGATCTGATCGTCGTGGAACCGCCCGAGAAGAAGCCGCGCGAGAAGTCCGGATCAACACAAGCGCCGAAGAACTACGGCGTGGACATATCAACACTGGCGCAGTTGATCGAGACGGGTGAAATCTGACCCGTTTCAACCGCGAAAAACGGATACCCTTTTTTCTTAATCGCCGGCGAAGATGAGTACCAGCAGCAGCACTAAGCGGAAGATACGCCACGTGCCGCTGGCCCACAGCGCGCCGATTGCACCACCGAACAGAAACAGCATGGCGAGGTCGCTCGCCCCTGCCTTGTACATGAAACAGCCCGCCAGCCAGATGGCCGAGCACATCATCACGATAATGAGGCGGCGCAAAACGAAGGGCAACGCATTGAAACCGCGTACGATGGCCGAAGTGAAGCCCCCGATCGTGCTCATTCTTCACCTTGGCGTTGAGCGGCAGAGAGCGCTTCTGCGCAGTAGTAGCCCGCGACCGCGAACGCAACTGCGCAGGCGAGAAAGAGCGGCGACGTGAGCTTGTCTACGATTTCACCGGTGCGAATCCACTCGATCAGTTCCAGCATGTTTTTCTCCTTATCTATCGGCGCAAGACATGGAACACGCCTTGGACACCGACCTCACACAGCAATTTTCTCAGGCCTATACAAAAAGCAAATCCCGAAAAATCGGGCTGGCCTAAGATTAAAGCCACGTCCCGAGTTGATCGTGAAGCGCATCGCCGAAGTCCGCGCTGTCGAGGTTTCCATCCCCAACGTGGATTACTTGAAAACCCTCGCTATCACCCGCACTTGAGTCGCGTAGCTGCGGTGCTTGTCGTGCCGCCGGCGGAGGGAGTGGCGTGGCCACTCGTGGTGCGGCGACGACGTGCCCGATCATTTCCAGACGCAGGGCTGATTCCGCCAGCGCCTTGAGGACGGCGGCCCGACGACGGGCCGTAGGACACGCGCTCAACCGCTCGAACAGCAGCGGCGACACGAGCTCGTTGATCGTGATGGTCATCTCGATCTTGTCGCTCATGCCACCTCCTTAACGACGCTCGCGGGCGATCGTCGATTCGCCGACCAGCAGGAATCCCCGCACGTTTGCAAGGCACGGCGCGTCGATCAATTCGATCACCACGCGCGGGAAGGCGCGGCGGATCACCGCCGCATATAGTGCCGCTCCTCCACCGGACAGGATGATCGACCGGACGTTCGCCAGCCGGCCGACGTTGTTCTGCATTTCCTTCACGACGCCTGAAATCAGCGGTTGCGCTTGCTCGAGATAGGGTGCGAGATCAATGTTGGTGCCAAAGAAGAAGAACGGCGTCTGCTCACGCAGCGCTTTGTCGATCCGCTCGATATCCTCCACTGCGTCGCCCTGGTCCCGGGCGATCAGCGACGCGATCCGCTGATAGATCTGCGATGCGCCGCCCGGCATACCGCTGCTGCGCTTGTCGTCCATCGTGAAACCGCTCGCGTAGACCCAATCGGTCGTGAAGTAACCGACGTCGACGACGAGATGCTCGACGTCCCGCGCGAAGCCACCTTGCCGACCGCTGGACGCGAGAACGAGCGAGCCGAGCGGCTGCGGGATCACCATGACCTTGTCGATCGTCACGCGGCCGGCGCCGAAATCCAGTTCGCCAGTGAAGCGTTCCTTGAGTTCGGTCGCGTACTTCTTCATGTTGTGGACGGGTAGGCCGAGCACCAGGCGTTCGATGTGCGACACGCCTGCGAAGTGGATCGCGCCGAAGAGCAGCGCGGCGTAGTTGTCCGAGAGCACGTAGTCGTCCGCGAGTGCGCGCCCCGTGTTGCCGTAGGCGGCGGTCAGCGAGACGTCGGGGCCGACCTCGTACTCGACTAGATCGATGACGATGGTGGCCACTTTGCGCGCGGTCAGGACACCTTCTCCGTAGCCGGCGATGGCGCGACTGGCAGCAAGCGGTGCGAGGGAAGGGAACATGCCTGCGACGATGGAATTGTTCGCGGCACGGTGGGCATACTTCGTGTTGCCGTAGCCGACGTCGATAGCAAAGACTGCGGTTTTCAAGGGTGACTCCTTTGGTCGATGGTTCATGGAAAGCAGGTGCAATGTCGAATCTGAAGTCGACCTACGGTACGACCTAAATTCGAAAGTCCTAGATAAAGTCGGACATTGAGGATGGGTCGTCTCCGAAGTCGGACATAAAGTGGGAGATAGCAGAGCTGGGCCCGTCAATCTCCCGGATAAGGTCCGAGATTGCGTGATCCAGTCTATCGAGCGGGTCGCAAAGTCAAGTTTCGGAAAGCCGTGCACTTCCCGTCAGCTTTCGCGCTGTCGAGCGTGACAAATCGGCCTATTCTTGGCATCACCTACCGCGTCATCGACGCATCGAACCCGAGCACCAGGCGCTCACACCTTCCTTCTGGCCCGTCCTGGGCCTTCTACGCAGTGAAATGTCCGGGCCGCACATTGACGCGGCCTTCTTTTGAAGCAAATCAAGTACACAGTGGTCCACCTTGAGGACCCCTGGACAGTGCGATATCCATACGATTGGCGGCGGTTTGTCGCAATGGGATGCAATGAGGACATGTGGACGCCGGACAGCGGACAGTTCACGTGGCCTCGATTGCGTCTACTCACGCCCTTTCAGCGAACGAGCTGGGTGCGTTCAGGAAGCCCGATACACCGCGGCCGACATGAACGTGCTTGGGGGCGGGGGAAGTCTTGCGATCCGGAGAAGCCGGCGTCGCGATTCCCCGATTGGAAGAACGAACGGTAGGCGCAGCCGTAACCAAAATGCGCAACAGGAATTGCCCGGCACTTAGCCCGGCGCCGGCGACCGCGAGGATCGTCGACGCCGAGACGCGCAAGCGTCAGGCTGGCAGGGTAGCCACGAAGCTGGACTGGGCGGAGGCAATCCGCGCAGCGCGTCCGACAAGCGGGCGCGAAATGATCGGTGACGGTTTGCGCGAAGCGGGGGCCGCGTCGGTCATGGCAGCAGGATGGACGGTCGGAACGCATGTACTTCCCATGCGTCGGGCTGATCGGATGGAATCGCTAAAGGACAGGAAGGGCGGGACCGCACCGGCGGATTCCGGCGGAGCCGCTTGCGCGATAGCGATGGCGGTAGAGGGATAGTCCAGCGTGGTGCCAGGTAGGGGCACGCAACGGACGGTTAAGGTGAACGTCTATGGGGCCGATCTGAACTGTCGGGAACACTCCGCGTTGTCTGACGCGAGGAAAGCCTGCGCGAAGCGGGCGCTGACGGTCGATGCCGAATTCCCAGCGCAGAGACGAATGTCCCACGCGCGGGTTGGGTTGAACGATGACACCTACCGCGTTGGAGTGATTTTCGACGCGTGGCGCCGCGGAGACCTGTGCTTGACGAAGCACCAGGGCTGTACGTTGTGTTCGCAAGCGGGAGTCGGCGTGAGCCCCTCGGGCCAGGGGCGATGATGTCGTCGCGCCGAGATGTGGGACGACGTCGCGGGGAAACGCGACGTGCTTGGCATGACCGATTAATGGTATTGAGCGGCGGGTGATGTCCGCTGGGTGCAAGCGGCGTTGGCCGCAAGGAGTAGGAGTATGGCTGCGATCCTCAACGTCCGAGCTGTTGTGGGCCGCTATCGACTGCCGCCGGAGTTTCGCGATGCACTGCTGGTGCTGTTCGATCAGCATGTCGCCGAGATCCACAGCACGACGAGGATCAGCAAACGTGCGTTGTCGATCAAGACGCAGGAATACCGGGCGACCGCGATCTGCAAGGCGTTCGTCGAACTGCGTGACGGCGGGTTCGCCCTGCAAACGCCGTGGTCGTTGAAGGAGAAGCACATCGAGTACTTGATCGATCGATGGGTGAAGGCTGAACAGTCCGGCGGCACGATCGAGAACAAGCTCACCTACTTGCGGGCACTCGCGCAGTGGCTAGGTAAGGCGAACCTCGTCGGCACGCTCGGCGACTACGTCGATCGCCGCGAGGCCGGCCTCGAGCGCAGCTACGTCGCAACCGAAGACAAATCGTGGGTGGGGAACGAGGTGGACGCGGCGGCCAAGATCGAAGAGATCGCGAAGACATGTCCATACACGGCTGTGCAACTCAAGCAGCAGGCCGCTTTTGGCTTGCGCGTCGAAGAGAGCTTCATGCTGCGTCCGGTGGAGGCGGTTCGCGATCCGAATGTACTGGCGGTGACGTGCGGGACAAAGGGCGGGCGGCCGCGGGAGGTGCCGATCGAACGGAAGGTTGCGATTCTCGAGGAAGCTGCGCGGCTGAGCAACGGCGTCACGGGGTCCACGATTCCAGTCGGCCGGACGTTGAAGCAGTGGCGCGACTGGTATTACTACGTGCTCGCCAAGCATGGCGTGACGAAAAGCGGGATCGGTGTGACGAGCCATGGGTTGCGTCACGAGTATCTGCAGACGCTCTACGAACAGGTCGCGGCAGCGCCGGCACCGATCAAGGGATCGGCGGCGCGCCCGGATGCGGCCGCCCATGCGGAAGCCAAGCGCCGAGTGGTGGAGGCCGCTGGACACAGCCGCAAGTCGAAGGCGAATGCGTACCTGTCAACGTTTGTGCGGCAGGACATGCTGAAGAAAGCGCTGCCGACCGTCGAGAAAGTAGAAACGGCGCTCGACGCGGCCGGCGGGAACAAGAGTCATGCCGCGGCGGCGCTGGGCATTTCACGTCAGGCGCTGTATCGCATCCTGGGCATGCCCGGGAAAACTATGACAGGTTAACTGAGGGGACAATCGGCATTCGGCCACCAAGGGACAGTCGACTAGTTTCATCGAATGACCGAAGTTCGGCGTATATTTGACGCCGAATGGGTCCGCCACGCGCGAGAAGGGAACGCAATGCCGAACATACCCGCAATGCTTGTGGCCGCGCACGATATAAGGGCACAGATCGATGGGCTGCTGTTGCGTGGGCGCGTGCAGGATAGTGGCGAACATCGCGTCGCTGCAACGCTGTGTCTGACTATCGCCGAACAGTTTGCGGCGACCCTGCACTTGATAGAGGGCGGCTTCTCGTCCCATGCACCAGTCATGGTACGCTCAATGCTAGAGGGACATGCGAATCTGCTGAACCTAGTAAGCGACCCTGCATTCGTCGACCAGATCAGGTACGACAACGCGCGTGCCGATGTCGTGTTGTTCACTGAATATGCGGCGGACCCCGAGATGCAGGGCAACGCGGACGCGCAGGAAACATTGGCCAAATGGAAAGCCGATGCGGAACCGGTGCGCGATGAGTTGGAAGCGAAGGGCTATGGCAAGCTCGACGTGTACCAGCGATTCAAGAGAGCAAACATCTTGTCTACATACGTGGCCTACCGCGTCTTTTGCTCGTTCGCACATAACCAACTCACAACATTGTTGGCGCGTCATGCTGACCGTTTCGAGCTTCGCTACCATGTCGAAGCGCCGAAAGCGCTAACTGCCAGCCTGCTGAATGTAGCCGTCAGCATTTTGTGCCAAGCGGTTGTAACGGCATCGCACTACACCGACCTGACCGACGCCGAGCTGCGGCAAGTAATCGACGCTGCCGACGCAACATGGAGCGCAGCGCAGGCACTCGTCGAGTAGGCCCCGGTTAGCTGGGCGGGCTGGAAGCGTAGTGCGCTGCATGGAGAGGGAAGCATGAGCGACCGGACCAGTCGCGCTACTTTACAAACGCCGGAGGGCAAGGCTCTAGTCGAGCGGCGTCCGTCATTGGTTGGCTGTAAGATCAGCGTTCACGGTCACCGATCGAGGTGATCGCGGTGCTGAACTGACTGATCAAATTCACAGAAATCCTCATATGTACTCGTGTTATGGCTGGCATCCATACACTTAACGCGCGCGGCAACGTGCAGCTCCCGGTTATCCGGAAGCACTACGGCTGGACTGATTCGCGCACCTTCCATGAAATTCAGCGCTTTCACATCGATTTCCTAACGATCCTTCGCGCGAAGGGTGTCGACTACTCGTCACTCCGAAGTGCGCTGACGCCGCAGCCGACGAAGCACGAGGCGGCATTTCTTTTCGACGAGCATCGCTGCGAGAACACGTTCGTTCCGGGTGTGGAATGCGCCGACGCGCTGTTCAAGGCGCTCGACCGCAAAACGACGCACAGCATTCTTGGCGGCGAGTTGGTCGACGACAGGGACGAGATCGCACGCGCGCTGCTTCGCCGTTCAGCGATTGTCTCCAAAGACTTGAACTTCAAGCATCCATGCTTCTGCTACGTCATCTACGTCAACAACCTTTCCGAGGGCAGCGTCACCGCCATCGACAGCAAGCTACGGGCACACAAAGCCTACCTTGGCTACGTCCCTTGCACCTATGCAAGCCTTGCCAAGACATTCGTGTCGATGCATCTCGTGAATCTGGTGATCAAGCAGGGAAATACCGTCATCCTCGGACATGAGGATGACCGGCCGAACACCGAGAACTGCAACCTGCATCTCCATGACTACACAGCCCTTGGCCTCCAGCTAAAGAGCCTTCAGTCGATGTACTTCGACACCTTCTTGTCCTACAAGCCCGAGCAGATGTTCCTAAAGGAGTCGGACGACGATCTTGAAATCGCGTTGCGAGCGATGTCTAAGGAGATCGCCCCGCTCGATGAGTTCGCAGTTGTCATCGAGGACGACAAATTCGAGAAGTATCTGAAGACCGTGAAGCTTGGGAAAATGATGAAAGCTGGCCTCGCCGACTTGACCAAAGCGGAGCTGGAGGCGGCTATCCGCGAGAAACTGCGGATGAGCTACCTGTACAACATGGAGTGGGTCGATGAGCCCACGCACCAGCTCAGCAAGTTCAACATCATGCTCGAATTCCCGAGGGCAGACGGGTATCCGGAGCGAATGGTCGTTTCCCTCGAATACCGGCCCGTCGAGCGCGTGCTGCGACTGGTGACGGTTTCATGAGTTATCACGTTCTCGTGCGAACGCCGGGCCTTGATCTGCAGCCGAATCGTGCAATTCCAGAAGGTCACTGCACCGGAAGGTGTCGGTCTGATCGGCCACCGGTCTCCAAAAGTCGTGGGGATGTCGCGTCCGCTATTCGCTGCATTGCGGCCGTTTAGCGGTATATGGCGAACGGCCACACTGGGTCGTAAACGGACATCGATTATGAGAGCAGGAAAGCCGCGAGCACGCCGTCGACCGACCATCCATCGCGAAGACATGACTGGCGCATGGAGTGGCTCCCACGCAGAGGCGCGGCCTCAGCATCCTGTGACGACGCCGATCCTTGTTGTGGCCAAGACCGGCGACTCCCTCCCGCTGGTGCCAGCGGTGGCTGCGTAGCGGCTGCCGGCAGTCTCGCCGCTGCGAGCTCCTATCCCTGCGCCGCTTTCGGACATTCAACGGCGGCGCACAGAACTGTTCGATGTTTTCGAAGCCTCCCACAACCTGCCCATGGCGGAATTCGCGCGCTGGATCAGCTACGAGGTGAAGGCAGGCAACCTGCTGGCCATGAACGTGGGCAATCGTGGACAGCGTGTTCGGGACCGGCATTTTGATCCGCTTGAGCACGGTCTGATCCAAGCGATGATGAAGCTGAACCGGGACGCCGATCCGTGGACGATCTACCACGCGCTCCTCGAATCACGTACAGCGTTGAGCCGCCGCAACACGCTGTAGAGCGTGACCTCGACCAATCTGGACAAGGTCATCATGGCCGTTTTCAACGCCGTCAAGGAGGCCACCATGTTGAGCGCATTATGAGCGTTCGTCAGCAGCAGTAGTGCCCGGCAAAGTCTCGTCGGAGCAATGTCCCTTGGAAGCCTAGATACTTGCGCACGGCGCGCAAACATCCCGAGCGTTCAGATCGCCACGGGGACTCCCTGTGACGTATCCCGCCGCGGCCTTCGAAAGAGTCCTCGATTGATTTGACTGCTGGTAAAATGGCAAACTCAAGATGGGTTGAGGCGAGCTAGGTGGTCGCCGCCGAGGATCAATATGAACGTAGGACAAGCGATTCGCTGGTTTCGCCAGCATAGGGGCATCTCACAGGGCGACGTGGCCCGCCGCGCCGCATGTTCCGTCTCTTACCTGTCGCTTCTTGAGAACAACAAGCGCGACCCTACGCTTTCTATGGTCGCGAAAATTGCAGACGCTTTGCATGTGCCCGTCGGGACATTGTTTCTGGTGGCTGCCGAGCCCTCTGACCTGGGGTTCATCGACGAACGTCTGGTTGATGAATTGCGGCGCGCGGTGGTGTCATCGGCGCCGGCTGATCGGAATGAGGTCACGCATGGCTGATTCGCAGCTTGCAACGATTCGTAGGGAGGTAGCCTATCATGGCCAGCGCTGATCAACTCAGGGCGCTCGTGAAGTCACATATCAACCGTGACGATGGCCAGTTCTATTCCGTGGCGATGCAGGTGGCAGCGCATGAGGCCAAGGTCGGGCACGGCAAGTTGGCTGAAGAGCTACGTGACATGATCGACGCCGCGAAGTCCCGTGGGCTCAACGCAGAGCCAGGCAAGCTGGTGCCGCTTGCCAAACCGCGTGGCGAACTGGCCAATCTGCTGCATGTGACCTATCCCAAGAGCCGGCTGGTCGACATGGTCCTGGATGCAGGCGTCGTCGAACAAATCCAGCGCATCCTGAAGGAGCAGCGCTTGAACGCGCGCATACGCGAGCACGGGCTATCGCCGCGACGCAAGCTGCTGCTCGTAGGGCCCCCTGGCACAGGAAAGACGATGACCGCCTCGGTGCTGGCCGGCGAACTTGGCGTGCCGCTCTTTCTGGTGCGCCTCGATGCGCTGATCACCAAATTTATGGGCGAAACCGCGGCCAAGCTGCGCCAGGTGTTCGACGCCATCAGCGACGTTCGCGGCGTGTACTTTTTCGACGAGTTCGATGCCATTGGATCTCAGCGTGGGCTGGCGCACGACGTGGGAGAAATACGGCGCGTGCTCAACAGCTTCCTGCAGATGATCGAGCACGACCAGTCTCACAGTCTGATCGTCGCCGCGACCAACCATCCCGAGATCCTCGACTACGCGCTCTTTCGCCGATTTGATGATGTCCTGGAGTACCACTTGCCCAGCGCTCAGCAAGCGGGAGAACTGATTCGCAGTCGACTCGCGCGATTTGCGCCGAAGCCGCTCGCGTTGAAGTCCTTGGTGGCCAAAGCGGAAGGTCTTAGCTATGCAGAGATCCGGCGCGCGGTGGACGAAGCGATCAAGGAAACCGTGATGCACGAAGGCGAGCAGGTTTCGACGCAGATGCTCGTTCGAGCATTGGAGGAACGACGTCGCCTGAGCGCACGACTCGAAAATAACAGCAAACCGTCCAGAGATGCCACCAGAGGCCGATAAGCGTCCCCACCTCGTACTTCACAACACGTCTGAGGCCGTTGCCTTTACAGCACACAGCCCGGGGGGCGGTTCGTCGCCGACACTACCGGCGAGGGATCGACAAACACATGGCCAGGCGCTTCAGGGACAGCTGCAAGCGCTCAGACCATTGATGGCGCAGGCAACACAGGCCCAGCGAGAAAGCGGTATGGAAAGCGGCCTCGGCCTTCAGGTCGAATTCGAGGGCCAGCCCGACGTTGAACTGGCTTTCCAGAGCCTCGGAAACGAGACGAAGCACATCGAGTTGCTCAGCGTCCGCAAGGCGGGCGACGTGACCTTTGCCAACGTGTTCGTTCCTGATGGCAAGCTGGAGCACTTCGAGACCTACGTCGCCGAGTACCTGGCTGACCGCAAGGGTGCATCTGGTCAATCGCTCGACCACAAGCCACTGCTGAACACTATCGCGTCTATCCGTCAAGCAGAGCTACGCGCACTGTGGACCGACGACCCGGCACTCCTACCCGACGACGCTGGCACAGCGTTCTGGTGGGAAGTGTGGCTGCCGGTACGAGAAGATCGGCTGAAGGTTGTTGAAGATTTTCGGAAACTTGCGCAGTCGGCAGATTGCGAAGTCAGCGAGCACCAGGCGAATTTTCCCGAGCGAACAGTCATCACGATGTTCGGATCCGAAGCGCAGTTGAGCCAGTCGGTGCTGCTACTCAACTGCGTTGCCGAACTTCGCAAGGCGAAGGACACGGCTGAATTCTTCGATGGGATGGGTGTTGAAGAGCAAGGCGCGTGGATGGACGACATGCTGGCGCACGCCGTTTGGCCTGCTGCCGGCGCGCCGCATGTCTGCCTCATCGACTCGGGGGTCAATCGTGGTCATCCGATGCTGGCGCCGCTGCTGCACGGGCCCGACCAGCACACTGTCAACCCCGCCTGGGGAGTCGACGACACAGCCAATCACGGGACTGGCCTGGCAGGTCTGGCTACCTACGGCGAACTCACCGCGGCCGTGGGACAGGCCGCGCCAGTCACGGTGACGCATCGACTGGAGTCTGTGAAGCTCGTTTCCGAAGAGGGCGACAACGCAGGTGACGCCAGGCATCATGCCTACCTGTTCGCCGAGGCGGTCAGCCGACCAGAGATCACCCATCCCGACCGTGCGCGGGTTTTCGCGACGGCGGTCACCGCATCCGACTACCGTGATCGCGGTCGCCCCTCCTCGTGGTCGGCGATGCTTGACCGCCTTGCGTCAGATGTCGATGGCGGAGGCGAAACCCCGCGGCTGTTCGTTCTGGCATCTGGCAACACCCGCAGTCACGACGCTTGGATGACGTATCCCGATAGCTTGGCGACGAACCTCGTGCACGACCCGGGACAAGCTTGGAATGCACTGACCGTCGGCGCCTGCACGCACAAGATTGACACTGAAATCGCGGGCCTGGCGGCGATTGCTGCGGAAGGCGGCCTCAGCCCGTACACCACGACATCGCGTACATGGGACAGTGCGTGGCCCTTGAAACCCGACGTGGTTTTCGAAGGGGGCAATGTCGGCAAGGACAAGCTGGGTGCTTCCGGAGTTCCCGCTCTCAATCTGCTCACTACGCACAACGTGCCCGACGAGCGCTTGTTCACGACGACCAATGCGACGAGTGCGGCATCGGCTCTCTGCGCGAGGATGGCCGCCCAGGTCATGGCGGCGTACCCGCAATTCCGGGCTGAAACGGTCCGAGCCCTGATCGTTCACGCCGCTGAGTGGACGCCAGCGATGCGGCAAATGTTCCTGCCTGCCGGTGGGCAACCCAGTAAGCAGGACTATGTGAATTTGATCCGTCATTGCGGCTGGGGAACGCCGGATCTCGAGCTTGCGCTCTGGAGTGCGGGTAACTCGTTGTCTCTGGTCATCGAAGATGCAGTCCACCCTTACACCAAGGAGAAGGGGCGCGGCGTAGTCAGCCGCGATATGAATCTGCATGCGCTGCCATGGCCGAAGGAGGAGCTTGAGGCCCTGCAAAACGCCCGGGTGCAGATGCGAGTCACGCTGTCTTATTTCGTGGAGCCCAATCCATCGGCCCGCGGTGCAACCTCGAAGTTCCACTATCCGTCACATCGCCTGCGATTTGACCTCAAGCGGCCTCTTGAGGCATCAGTCGAGGATTTCGTGGCTCGGATCAACGCGGCCGCGCAGCAGGAAGACGATGGCGCTGCCGCCAACCCTCGCGACGCCGGGTGGCACCTGGGCGACCGACAGCGGCACCGCGGCTCGCTACATCAGGATGTCTGGGAAGGCACCGCCGCGGAGTTGGCCAGCCGCGGTTTTCTAGCCGTCTATCCGTCCGCAGGCTGGTGGCGCACGCGCCCTAGTCTAGAGCGCTACGCCTTGCCCGCTCGCTATAGCCTCATCGTTTCGTTGCGAACGGAGCAGACGGACATCGACCTGTACAGCGTGATCGCGAACAAGATTGCGATCGAGGTCTGATAGTCGGCTCGGACCCCGCAGAGCGCTCATCTCCACGCGCGCAAAAGATGCTGCGAGCAATCTGGACACAGTCATCATGGCCGTTTCCAATGCAGTCAGAGGCCAGCACGTTTGGAAGCGCCGCTTGAGGGCGCTTTGAACGAGGCCAGCGGCCTAACCACTCGTTATCCCCCACCAGGGAGAAGATGACAGCAACGCGCCAGGAAGCAGCCATCCGATGGCCGACATGTCGGATGACCGGGCCGGGTCGATAGTGTTGAAAAACTCTTCCGTCGGGTACCCGAGTGAGTTTTCAGGGGACCGCTTACCCCTAACCGATGCTCACGAGCGGCTTGTAGAGTGATCTGAGAGGCCGATTTTTCTCGGCGCGGTGCGTCCGCGGGTAAAACTGAGTTTTTCAACACTATCGGTCGGACAGCGACATCCGCAGAAATCTGTGTTGTTTTTCGGTCTGATGCGTGATTGCCAGAATGAGTATGGAAATCGTCAGGCATACGCTCATTGAGCGAGGCCGGCGATCGATAAACTGAGTGTGTCTCTCAGGTTCTGGCAAGGCCCTCGGAAAAGCGTAAGCGCTAAATCCGCCACACGTCGTTAGGTGACGTGTTACCGGGTAACATGTTTCGAATCGATAGTTACCGGGTAACGAAGGAGATGCGAGATGACGCAAACGACGGCGCAGCGGCAGGCGGCTTATCGGGCAAGGCGCGAGACGGCAGGCAAGGACGGCAACGGTGATCGACGTCTGGATATGTGGATGAGCACGGAAGCGTATCTTGCTCTGACGCGGTTAGCTCGCCGTTACTCGGTAACGAAGCGCCAGATGCTGGAACGGTTGATCGCGCGGGCAGACGACGCGATTGTGCGCCGACTCGATCCCGATTCGGAACAGTGGGACCAATACTTCGGCCCAGCGCGGTAGCGATCGGAGTTACCCGGTAACGGCTTGCTGTCGAGCGAAGTTGAACGGTAGCAGGTCGCTAATATCGGCATCCGGTGCGCGCTGCGGCAATTCGGTCAGCACGTGCAGCAGATAGGCATGGGGATCGACGCCACAGGCTCGACACGTGAGCATCAGGCTGTAGACCATCGCGCTCGCTTTCGCGCCGTCGACCGTATCGCTGAAGAGCCACGACTTTCTCGCCGTGGCAAACGGCCTGATGTCGCGTTCGATGACGTTGTTGTCTATTGCAAACCGGCCATCGTCCACATAGCGACTCAGGTAAGGCCATTGCCGGAGACAGTAGCCGATCGCCTCGCCTAGCAGGCTCTTGGGCAGAACCTTCGGCGCGAGCTCGTCGAGCCAACTCTTGAAGGCGTTTAGCAACGGCACGCTGTGC includes these proteins:
- a CDS encoding S8 family peptidase, whose protein sequence is MESGLGLQVEFEGQPDVELAFQSLGNETKHIELLSVRKAGDVTFANVFVPDGKLEHFETYVAEYLADRKGASGQSLDHKPLLNTIASIRQAELRALWTDDPALLPDDAGTAFWWEVWLPVREDRLKVVEDFRKLAQSADCEVSEHQANFPERTVITMFGSEAQLSQSVLLLNCVAELRKAKDTAEFFDGMGVEEQGAWMDDMLAHAVWPAAGAPHVCLIDSGVNRGHPMLAPLLHGPDQHTVNPAWGVDDTANHGTGLAGLATYGELTAAVGQAAPVTVTHRLESVKLVSEEGDNAGDARHHAYLFAEAVSRPEITHPDRARVFATAVTASDYRDRGRPSSWSAMLDRLASDVDGGGETPRLFVLASGNTRSHDAWMTYPDSLATNLVHDPGQAWNALTVGACTHKIDTEIAGLAAIAAEGGLSPYTTTSRTWDSAWPLKPDVVFEGGNVGKDKLGASGVPALNLLTTHNVPDERLFTTTNATSAASALCARMAAQVMAAYPQFRAETVRALIVHAAEWTPAMRQMFLPAGGQPSKQDYVNLIRHCGWGTPDLELALWSAGNSLSLVIEDAVHPYTKEKGRGVVSRDMNLHALPWPKEELEALQNARVQMRVTLSYFVEPNPSARGATSKFHYPSHRLRFDLKRPLEASVEDFVARINAAAQQEDDGAAANPRDAGWHLGDRQRHRGSLHQDVWEGTAAELASRGFLAVYPSAGWWRTRPSLERYALPARYSLIVSLRTEQTDIDLYSVIANKIAIEV